From Micromonospora auratinigra:
ACGTCACCGTGGGGCGCTGAGCGGAACCACCCGGCCCGGGTGATCCCCGGTCACCCGGGCACCGGCCAGGCTGGGAACCATGACTGATCCGAACGGGCTGATCGGACCCGGGCGGCCCGCGCCCGGGTTCACCCTGCCGGCGACCCCGGACGGGCGAGAGGTGGGCCCCGAGCAGTTCCGCGGCCGCCCGGTGGTGCTCGCCTTCTACCCGGCCGACTGGACGCCGGTCTGCGGCGACCAGATGGCGCTCTACCAGGCCGCCCTGCCCGAGCTGGAGCGGTACGACGCCGTGCTGTTCGGCATCTCGGTGGACAGCCTCTGGTCGCACAACGCCTTCGCGGAGAGCCGGGGTGTCCGGTTCCCGCTGCTGGCCGACTACGAGCCCAAGGGCGCGGTGGCCCGCCGCTACGGCGCGTACACCCCGCAGGGGCAGGCGGCCCGGGCCCTGGTGGTCGTCGACCCCGACGGCACGGTGGCCTGGAGCCACCTGTCGC
This genomic window contains:
- a CDS encoding redoxin domain-containing protein — translated: MTDPNGLIGPGRPAPGFTLPATPDGREVGPEQFRGRPVVLAFYPADWTPVCGDQMALYQAALPELERYDAVLFGISVDSLWSHNAFAESRGVRFPLLADYEPKGAVARRYGAYTPQGQAARALVVVDPDGTVAWSHLSPMDVNPGVDGILDALEALEADRRVVSR